A single genomic interval of Coccidioides posadasii str. Silveira chromosome 1, complete sequence harbors:
- a CDS encoding uncharacterized protein (EggNog:ENOG410PQ0K~COG:S~BUSCO:1545at33183) yields the protein MRRLTLQGARWHQHGFYTRCINQASPAISAVRRSFSFTPRLEKGGRKQEVTIRHFEQSTPASKDRTEVDFDSENQAEQELLKAKIAELERELAELREGPFGPNSPFMKELSEEDRQKALEALRKYKAEHKEEDVESEEEERLDAEFDKAMERQFQGLINEEKRLWDPTKGPEEPSPTPRESFEVEITVPDTQQAAVARFNKTLKVLRNNPTFAQRQDAWRSYRRCKEGLPFFLDIIPEEGLELLWQSQVPSSPVEHSRLLHWEKLAEDILASGRDLTTTQWLKYLELLWHSGKSEKAIPHWEGRAQDLKHYSPEEVDSYLKLGVQLHVAVHQPQTAQDIAMAFLSANASRDPRILIPVIASWAEQATPKAKELAWTLYLQVKTMLGPNINMQDYDSISTGLLNAGQTELALAVFKDMMLTGQQSPSDSVALFKTSLGLYDNLHSSSINAADVNKASLAALTILPRKFHNKFFFASWMKKLIGMGEVDAAASVVELMYERGIKPDAKHLNGIIGGWLREGSPTAKEKAERLAWAMVQERIERVWHDMPEKPSVYDTSNDVVIPRHMQRTVPAASIETFSILLLYYTRRDQENMANYLIDCLDTAQIKPNAFFMNHLLYMELRKQNILGVWTKYKDMTAIIKPDLETFACLYDCGKIQYDRTRYLFDAKFPPIRSLYKETMQWFRSLTPHQQKTTKEEFSKALYDQITRCFCLSLDPQGALVAIRSMKQIFGFFPDVDTTRILTFLLVRLAPTPPGIPKPRRRRIASTPRSKENFENISNLLAAMKDWKVAQLSRQGINPDELDEEEQKAFQVDLMCDLLRLVMRRIQGDSGKVEKSIRAAADEMAVGELDLGVDPDLEL from the coding sequence ATGCGCCGTTTGACTCTACAGGGAGCTCGGTGGCATCAACATGGATTTTACACCCGTTGCATCAACCAAGCCTCCCCTGCGATCTCAGCGGTCCGCCGTTCATTCTCCTTCACGCCTCGACTGGAGAAGGGAGGCAGAAAACAGGAGGTAACCATCCGACATTTTGAACAGTCGACTCCCGCCAGCAAAGATCGGACGGAAGTAGATTTCGACTCGGAAAATCAAGCGGAGCAAGAATTGCTGAAAGCGAAGATCGCCGAACTTGAGCGGGAGCTTGCGGAGCTAAGAGAAGGCCCCTTTGGACCGAATAGTCCTTTTATGAAAGAGCTCTCTGAGGAGGACAGACAAAAGGCATTAGAGGCACTTCGCAAGTATAAGGCGGAACATAAAGAGGAGGATGTCGAaagcgaagaagaggaaCGACTCGATGCCGAGTTTGACAAAGCTATGGAGCGGCAATTTCAGGGCTTGATTAATGAAGAGAAAAGGCTATGGGATCCGACAAAGGGCCCCGAGGAACCTTCTCCAACCCCAAGAGAGTCATTCGAAGTTGAAATTACAGTTCCTGATACCCAGCAAGCCGCTGTTGCTCGATTCAACAAAACTTTGAAGGTCCTCCGCAATAATCCAACCTTTGCCCAGAGACAAGACGCGTGGAGGTCATACAGACGTTGTAAAGAAGGGCTACCTTTTTTCCTTGATATTATTCCGGAGGAGGGTTTGGAGTTGCTTTGGCAATCCCAGGTACCATCGTCCCCTGTTGAACATTCTCGTCTGCTTCACTGGGAGAAGCTAGCCGAAGACATTCTCGCAAGCGGCAGGGATTTAACGACAACCCAGTGGCTAAAATATCTTGAGCTTTTATGGCATAGTGGGAAATCTGAGAAAGCGATTCCCCACTGGGAAGGGCGTGCACAAGATCTAAAACATTACAGCCCAGAAGAGGTTGACAGCTACCTAAAATTGGGAGTACAGCTCCATGTCGCGGTACATCAGCCCCAGACGGCCCAAGATATCGCAATGGCCTTCCTTTCCGCAAATGCATCCCGTGATCCCCGTATACTGATACCTGTTATTGCTTCGTGGGCGGAGCAGGCCACCCCAAAAGCTAAAGAGCTGGCTTGGACTCTATACCTTCAGGTCAAGACTATGCTGGGACCCAATATAAATATGCAAGATTACGACTCCATTAGCACCGGTCTGTTGAATGCCGGCCAGACGGAGTTGGCCCTTGCGGTTTTTAAGGACATGATGCTTACAGGACAACAGTCACCCTCGGATTCTGTAGCTCTCTTTAAGACGAGTCTTGGCCTCTATGACAATCTTCATTCCTCTAGCATCAATGCGGCCGATGTCAACAAAGCTTCGCTTGCGGCTCTGACTATACTGCCGCGCAAATTTCACAacaaatttttctttgccAGTTGgatgaaaaagctgatagGAATGGGCGAAGTTGATGCTGCCGCCTCTGTAGTGGAGTTGATGTATGAGCGAGGTATTAAGCCGGATGCGAAGCACTTGAATGGCATAATAGGGGGGTGGCTCCGTGAAGGAAGCCCAACTGCGAAGGAAAAGGCAGAAAGACTTGCATGGGCAATGGTTCAAGAGCGCATCGAGCGAGTGTGGCACGATATGCCAGAGAAGCCATCTGTTTACGACACGTCAAATGATGTGGTTATTCCAAGACACATGCAACGAACAGTTCCCGCTGCAAGCATAGAAACTTTTTCTATCTTGCTGCTATACTATACTCGGCGGGATCAAGAAAATATGGCGAACTACCTGATTGACTGCCTCGACACTGCGCAAATCAAACCGAATGCCTTCTTCATGAACCATCTTCTGTATATGGAGCTTCGAAAGCAAAATATTCTCGGTGTATGGACAAAATACAAAGATATGACGGCTATCATTAAGCCTGACTTGGAAACATTTGCTTGTCTCTACGATTGCGGAAAGATTCAGTACGATCGCACCCGTTATCTTTTCGACGCGAAATTCCCACCTATCCGCTCTCTATACAAGGAAACTATGCAATGGTTCAGGAGCCTCACTCCACACCAGCAAAAGACCACAAAAGAGGAGTTCTCGAAAGCGCTATATGATCAGATTACGCGATGCTTCTGTTTATCCCTTGACCCGCAAGGGGCCCTGGTGGCTATTCGATCCATGAAACAAATTTTTGGCTTCTTCCCGGACGTCGATACAACCCGCATCCTTACGTTCCTTCTCGTGCGCCTGGCACCTACTCCTCCGGGCATTCCTAAACCCCGCCGCAGGCGTATTGCATCAACACCTCGTTCGAAGGAGAACTTCGAGAATATTTCGAATCTTTTAGCTGCAATGAAAGATTGGAAGGTGGCGCAGCTATCTCGACAGGGAATCAACCCCGATGAGTTAGACGAGGAAGAGCAGAAGGCGTTCCAAGTTGACTTGATGTGCGATCTGTTACGCCTGGTCATGCGTCGAATACAGGGAGACTCTGGAAAGGTGGAAAAGAGTATTCGTGCAGCAGCAGATGAGATGGCGGTGGGGGAGCTCGATCTAGGTGTGGATCCGGACCTAGAGCTGTGA